GCTCGATGGAGGTGAGAAATGTCATAGACAGCCTGATAAGAAACGACAAGGATGATCTGGCGGCAGACATTCGCACAAGAAAGTATTATCGACAGGAGGGCAACTTCTTGTGGATTAATCGTCATGGCCTTACCTCTCAGGCCGACACGCTGCTCAGATATCTTCAGACCGTAGGAGAAATGGGATTTTCACCCAACAGATTCTGCGTAAAGGACATCCAGAATGACATCCAAATCACACGCGAGATGGGGTTTGACGAAGCGCACCCCATCAACCACGTCTTCGGCAGATTGGAATACAAACTGACCAAGGCTTATCTGAGATACGCTACAGGACAGAGATTTGGCTACACAAATCCTTCTTTTCTGCTCAACAGGCTCGACACACTCAAGCCGCACAGACCAGACACCATCCGCAGACCGGTAAGATACAGAGGCCTTTTTGACATCAAGATGGATTTGCCTGATGATGGTTTTTATCAAATGGCCCTGCGCAAGATAGAGAAAGATTCCGTTCCCGTTTTCCTCAGCGAAATTCAACCTGCAGGCACTTTCTACCGTGAACTGGCCAAGGAATTTGCCTCAGGACAAGGCTCGAAAAACTGGCAAGCCAAGCTGTTCTGCAACATGGAGCGGGCAAGATGGCGACTGAAAGACTATCCGCAGAAGCACAAAAAATACATCATGGTGAACATCCCTTCCTTCCATCTGATGGCCGTTGATGAAAAGGATACGCTCACCATGCGCATCGGTTGCGGAACCACAGAGACCAAAACTCCTTTGCTCACCAGCACCATCAAGCGCATGGATGTGAATCCGGTATGGATCGTACCGAGAAGCATCATCGAAAAAGACATGATCCATTACTTCAGCCGTTCCTATTGCGAGCGCCGCGGTTTTTACGTCATGGACAGACGGACGGGAAAGGAACTGAGCATGAACCAAGTACACGCAGGACTGCTCCGCGACCCGATGTACGCAGTGGTGCAAAGAGGCGGAAAGGGCAACAGTCTGGGCAGACTAATCTTCAGATTTGACAATAACTTCTCAGTCTATCTGCACGACACATCCAGCCGCGATTTCTTCAAGCAGCAGAATAGGGGAGTATCCCATGGCTGCGTAAGAGTGGAAAAGCCTTTCGAACTGGCTAAGTTCATCCTGAAGGACAAGAGCGAGAAGTTTTTGGATAATCTCAACTACTGCATGACGACTGATTCGCTGAACGACAAGAAGAGAATCATCCGCTCCATCAAAGTGGAACCCGCAGTACCCTTGTATCTGGCTTATTACACCATCTATCCAACGAAAGGAAACACTCCAGCAGGATGGTCGGAATATCCTGACGTATATGGATTTGACAAGGCCATTTACCAATATCTCATAAAAAATTACCGTTAAATGAAGAGTATTTCTGATAATGAACTGGTTTACATGCTCCGGGAACCTGCCACCAGAAGGGAAGGGTTCTCGGCCATGGTGCAACAATATAGCGAGCAACTGTATTGGAAGGTTCGCCATATCGTACTCACTCATGAAGACGCCAATGATGTTTTGCAGAATGTTTTTCTAAAAGCCTGGAAAAATTTGGAAACTTTCCAGGGCAAATCTTCCCTCAGCACCTGGCTTTACAGGATTGCGGTCAATGAATCGCTCGACTTTCTCAGGAAAAGAAAGCAGGAGGGAATGGCCAGCGAGATAGAAAATGCTGGAGTAGCCAACCAGCTATTGGCAGACAACTATTTTGATGGCGATGAAACACAGGCCCAACTGCAGGAAGCCGTCTCTAAACTGCCCGAAGTTCAGCGCACCGTTTTCACGATGAAATACTTCGAAGATATGAAATACTCAGAAATCAGTAAGATACTGAACACCAGTGAAGGAGCTCTGAAAGCATCGTATCATCTGGCCGTGAAAAAAATCACGGAATATTTTGAGAATAAAGATTAAACTTTTTCTAATCAGTTACGTCAGATATAATAAAAAGAGAAGATGTATGAAGAAAGAAGAAAAAATATTGATAGATAAGTTTGGTAAAGCCAATCATTTTTCTGTTCCGGAAGGTTATTTTGAATCTTTTACGGATCAGATGATGGATTTGTTGCCAGAATCAGAAGCCCGCGTCATAGAGATGCGCCCTGCCACATGGTGGAACCGTCTGCCTATCAAAAAGGTGGCTGCAGCCGTTGGAGCAGTACTGGTTATTGGAGCCGGCAGCCTTTGGGTGAGCAATCATACTCATTCAGACAAGGTGAACACAGCTGTTACCAGCCCGATTCATCATACAACCTCAGGCTCTGAATATGGTACTTTCGACCAGATGGCTGATTACACCATGATGGACAATCAGACGATTTATGCTTCGCTGGTGGGAGAAAACTTTTAAAAGCAGTAAAGAACAATGATGAAGAAAAATATTTTAAAATGCAGTATGGGACAGATCTTGAGAACAACCGTGCTCATGATTCTGATGTTGTGCACTTTTGGTGTGGCTAACGGTCAGCACAGAAAGCGCCCTCCATTCAATCCTGCAAAATTTGAGGCAGATCTGGAGCAGTTCATCACAGTCAATGCCTGTCTGTCCCCATCCCAAGCAGCTTCATTCTTCCCGGTTTACCGCCAGATGATGAAGAAGCAAAGAGCGCTTTTTGATGAAATGCGCCGACTCCGCATGATCAATCCGAAAGACAATGAAGCTTGTGAAGAGGCTATCAGAAAACAGGATGAACTGGATATTCAAATCAAACAGTTGCAGCAGGAATATCATGGAAAGTTTCTCATGATGTTACCTGCCAACAAGGTATTATCCATCATCAAAGCCGAAGAAAAATTCCACAGGCAGATTTTCAGAAAGATGAAATAGTTCTTCTGTCATCGAGAATTGTTTTCTTACAAGAAGGAATCCCTTTTTCCAGCAAGATAAAACTGCAAAAAGAACAGATAAACCCCACAAATTGAATCGCAAAAGTATTTATATGGAATATTTTTGCGATTTTTTTTTGTTCTTTCCAGTAAATATTGTAATTTTGCAGTTCAGAAACAATTTACATAATAAGATAATGTATAGAACGAATACTTGTGGAGAGCTCAGACTCTCTGATGCAGGCAAGGAAGTAACACTTGCCGGTTGGGTTCAGCGCTCTCGTAAGATGGGCGGTATGACCTTCGTTGACGTGCGTGACCGATACGGAATCACACAGATCGTTTTCAACGAAGCTGATGACATGAACTTATGTGAGGCGGCCAACAAACTTGGTCGTGAATTCTGTATCCAGGTAAAGGGTATCGTAAGCGAACGTCAGAGCAAAAATCCAAAGATGGATAC
This is a stretch of genomic DNA from Segatella hominis. It encodes these proteins:
- a CDS encoding L,D-transpeptidase family protein, coding for MVCTTRNVTLEDYRKFGDDCMSIRSMEVRNVIDSLIRNDKDDLAADIRTRKYYRQEGNFLWINRHGLTSQADTLLRYLQTVGEMGFSPNRFCVKDIQNDIQITREMGFDEAHPINHVFGRLEYKLTKAYLRYATGQRFGYTNPSFLLNRLDTLKPHRPDTIRRPVRYRGLFDIKMDLPDDGFYQMALRKIEKDSVPVFLSEIQPAGTFYRELAKEFASGQGSKNWQAKLFCNMERARWRLKDYPQKHKKYIMVNIPSFHLMAVDEKDTLTMRIGCGTTETKTPLLTSTIKRMDVNPVWIVPRSIIEKDMIHYFSRSYCERRGFYVMDRRTGKELSMNQVHAGLLRDPMYAVVQRGGKGNSLGRLIFRFDNNFSVYLHDTSSRDFFKQQNRGVSHGCVRVEKPFELAKFILKDKSEKFLDNLNYCMTTDSLNDKKRIIRSIKVEPAVPLYLAYYTIYPTKGNTPAGWSEYPDVYGFDKAIYQYLIKNYR
- a CDS encoding RNA polymerase sigma factor is translated as MKSISDNELVYMLREPATRREGFSAMVQQYSEQLYWKVRHIVLTHEDANDVLQNVFLKAWKNLETFQGKSSLSTWLYRIAVNESLDFLRKRKQEGMASEIENAGVANQLLADNYFDGDETQAQLQEAVSKLPEVQRTVFTMKYFEDMKYSEISKILNTSEGALKASYHLAVKKITEYFENKD